One Chloroflexota bacterium genomic window, TTGACTGCCGGTCTGGCTCCGTACACTTGTCGCGCAGGTCTGATCGCCTCGATCGCGCCGGCTATCATCCACCCGGCGGTCTTCGCCAAGATGGCGGCTACCCTCGATGATATTTGCCAGGGTCGGCTCATGTTAAACATCGTGAGTGCGGCCAATAGGGCTGAGTATTCGCAGATGGGCCTCTATCCGGCCCACTTCGAGACGTACCGTTACGAATACACCGAGGAATGGCTACACGTCGTGAAGCGCTTGTGGACCGAGGAGCACGTAACGCACCACGGACAGTACTTCCATCTGGATGACTGTATGTCCTTGCCTCATCCGGTTCAGCAGCCGTTCCCGTCCATCGTCTGCGCCACCTCTTCCGAGCGTGGTTACCGCTTCGTCGCGGAGCACTGCAACTACGCGTTCATCACGGGCAATTCGGTGGAGGAAACGAAGGCAGCCAGCCTGAAAGCGAAGGCGCTGGGGGAAGAAGTTGGGCGGCCCGTGAGGACCCAGGCAAACGTGATTCTCATCCTCGGCGAGACTGAGGATGCGGCACGGGCGATGTACCAGGACTATGTGGTTGGAGCCGACCGTGACGCGATTGACAACGTGTTC contains:
- a CDS encoding LLM class flavin-dependent oxidoreductase; the protein is MLELGVFMPVGNNGWIISKSSPQYMPTYDLNRRITQLAEEVGFDYIFSMCKWRGFGGATGFWNYTVESMMLTAGLAPYTCRAGLIASIAPAIIHPAVFAKMAATLDDICQGRLMLNIVSAANRAEYSQMGLYPAHFETYRYEYTEEWLHVVKRLWTEEHVTHHGQYFHLDDCMSLPHPVQQPFPSIVCATSSERGYRFVAEHCNYAFITGNSVEETKAASLKAKALGEEVGRPVRTQANVILILGETEDAARAMYQDYVVGADRDAIDNVFHLRARDRTAERVANMKDRYESEDRIIYGGLTCVGGPEHTAEFFEDLAVNGAVDGIVMAFQDFLVGLRTFGDKVMPLLRRRGIEVGLPESGMR